A region from the Medicago truncatula cultivar Jemalong A17 chromosome 6, MtrunA17r5.0-ANR, whole genome shotgun sequence genome encodes:
- the LOC120580829 gene encoding protein MAINTENANCE OF MERISTEMS-like — protein MLVVWDRSNKRIELVYLTTMEDDYAELHNYSWGGMTHAYLYNKLAEACLPGDKQIGGSVTLLTAWFLAHFPKFYVVDPNTKYVENLPVVARWKLQKGHGEGVMYRSLLDRITFDDVCWRPYKEHRDFQAFEEVFWYSG, from the exons atgcttgttgtttgggaTAGAAGTAACAAACGCATCGAGTTGGTCTATCTGACGACCATGGAGGACGACTATGCGGAGTTGCATAATTATTCGTGGGGAGGGATGACACATGCATACCTATACAACAAGTTAGCTGAGGCCTGTTTGCCTGGAGACAAGCAAATTGGGGGAAGTgtgacactgctcact gcatggtttttggcgcaCTTTCCTaagttttatgttgttgatcCAAACACCAAATATGTTGAAAACTTACCGGTTGTGGCGAGGTGGAAGCTTCAGAAGGGTCATGGAGAGGGTGTCATGTATCGGTCACTGCTTGATCGCATTACGTTTGATGACGTATGCTGGAGGCCGTACAAAGAGCACAGAGACTTCCAGGCTTTCGAGGAGGTATTCTGGTATTCAGGCTGA